A window from Cryobacterium sp. PAMC25264 encodes these proteins:
- a CDS encoding flagellar assembly protein FliW: MTASLSFVSPPPGLAPLTDFRLREIAGAAGLFALQSAEDEHTRLFVLDASIYLPQYTPVISDEHARALDLATPDQALVLVVTNPGETGTTVNLMAPIVVNASTGRCAQIILDGQDWPLRAELNPPSSAGASSPTDSPSRHQDEPAGATV; this comes from the coding sequence ATGACCGCCTCCCTCAGTTTTGTCTCACCGCCGCCCGGCCTGGCCCCGCTCACCGACTTCCGGCTGCGCGAGATCGCCGGGGCAGCCGGGCTCTTCGCGCTGCAATCCGCCGAGGACGAACACACCCGGCTCTTCGTGCTGGATGCGTCGATCTACCTCCCCCAATACACCCCGGTGATCTCCGACGAGCACGCGCGTGCCCTCGATCTGGCCACCCCTGACCAGGCCCTGGTCCTCGTGGTCACCAATCCGGGCGAGACCGGCACGACGGTCAACCTGATGGCTCCCATCGTGGTGAACGCGAGCACCGGCCGCTGCGCCCAGATCATCCTGGACGGCCAGGACTGGCCGCTGCGGGCCGAGCTGAACCCCCCGTCGAGCGCTGGGGCGAGCTCCCCCACGGATTCCCCGTCGCGCCACCAGGACGAACCGGCCGGCGCCACCGTCTGA
- a CDS encoding flagellin, with translation MTNTTQMRAAQANLQASAQRLAQLQEQSTSLKTISRASDDPARAANAMTVRAEQRATAQYTRNADNGAGWLTTIDGALDESTKLLTKVRDLAVQGSNAGTMSPAAKEAIAVQIDGLKKDLLGQANATYLGRTVFAGNSDARSAVGSEPPYTVSAGTSVPVDRRVGADTTVRVDADGAAIFGTGAGTGIGDGSLFALLDNVSAALRSPDPAVSVSVHLGDIDAHLTTIIGARAEAGARQSRIETAAASLVTQKGTLEAQRVQLEDVDLATVIIDLKLQEVAYQSALSVTARVIQTTLMDFLR, from the coding sequence GTGACCAACACCACCCAGATGCGCGCAGCGCAGGCGAATCTGCAGGCCAGCGCCCAGCGTCTCGCTCAATTGCAGGAGCAGTCCACCTCGCTGAAGACCATCAGCCGAGCATCCGACGACCCTGCCCGGGCGGCAAACGCCATGACCGTGCGCGCCGAACAGCGTGCCACCGCCCAGTACACCCGCAACGCCGACAACGGCGCAGGCTGGCTCACCACGATCGACGGCGCGCTCGATGAGAGCACTAAGCTCCTCACCAAGGTGCGCGACCTCGCCGTGCAGGGCAGCAACGCCGGAACCATGTCACCGGCGGCCAAGGAGGCCATCGCCGTCCAGATCGACGGCCTCAAGAAAGACCTGCTCGGCCAGGCCAACGCCACGTACCTGGGGCGCACGGTCTTCGCCGGCAACTCGGATGCCCGTTCCGCGGTCGGCTCCGAGCCGCCGTACACCGTCAGCGCCGGTACCTCGGTACCGGTGGACCGGCGGGTGGGGGCCGACACCACCGTACGGGTGGACGCCGACGGTGCCGCCATCTTCGGGACCGGCGCCGGTACCGGCATCGGCGACGGTTCGCTCTTCGCGTTGCTCGACAACGTCTCGGCCGCGTTGCGCAGCCCCGACCCTGCGGTGTCCGTTTCGGTGCACCTGGGCGACATCGACGCCCACCTCACGACCATCATCGGCGCCCGCGCCGAGGCCGGGGCCCGGCAGAGCCGCATCGAGACCGCGGCCGCCTCGCTCGTCACGCAGAAGGGCACCCTCGAGGCGCAGCGTGTGCAGCTCGAGGACGTCGACCTGGCCACCGTGATCATCGACCTCAAGCTCCAGGAGGTGGCCTACCAGTCGGCCCTCTCCGTGACCGCCCGCGTGATCCAGACGACCCTGATGGACTTCCTCCGATGA
- the flgK gene encoding flagellar hook-associated protein FlgK: MSTFGGLNTAYSGLVAARAGLDVVGQNMANVNTEGYTRQRVTTSATNAAARAGLVAWGATPGAGVSVDGISRLGNATLDAKVRATAATAGYTAVRANALGSVENSLQEPGKSGLSTQLQEFWAAWHELSNAADPSAAAGLLLGEAGQLTTQINAGYRAVTDEWSAVRTSADALVTEVNGAAAQVAALNGIIRQTIASGGSANELIDKRDALTTTIAAITGASVRAQANGTVDVLIGGNVLVSGSDVQKLTVTGPASMAAAAVPGSNPVTYTPVQLEWAHHPGVPVAVDGGELAGALSLLGPANVAGTGGALAEVAASYNDFAKKLADSVNDLHLTGATSTGETGLEFFHYTEGAAALTLFVVPTTVKGVAAGTPGDGALNGINADKIAQLGTSNAADKNGIPITSPNVIWTAFVTKLGVDTGIELAQASASNSSASAAVTLQLSNSSVDIDEENVNLLTFQHAYQGAARVMTAVDEMLDTLINRTGLVGR, translated from the coding sequence GTGAGCACCTTCGGCGGACTCAACACCGCGTACTCCGGGCTCGTCGCCGCCCGCGCCGGCCTTGATGTCGTGGGGCAGAACATGGCCAACGTCAACACCGAGGGATACACCCGCCAGCGGGTCACGACGTCGGCAACCAATGCCGCCGCCCGCGCCGGGCTGGTGGCCTGGGGGGCCACGCCCGGAGCCGGTGTCTCCGTCGACGGTATCTCGCGCCTCGGCAACGCCACCCTCGACGCCAAGGTGCGGGCGACCGCTGCGACCGCCGGGTACACGGCAGTGCGCGCCAACGCCCTCGGGTCGGTGGAGAACTCGCTGCAGGAACCCGGCAAGTCCGGTTTGTCCACCCAGCTGCAGGAGTTCTGGGCGGCCTGGCACGAGCTGTCCAACGCCGCCGACCCGTCCGCGGCCGCCGGACTCCTGCTCGGCGAGGCCGGCCAGCTCACCACTCAGATCAACGCGGGCTATCGCGCCGTCACCGACGAATGGTCGGCTGTGCGCACGAGCGCGGATGCCCTCGTCACCGAGGTCAACGGCGCCGCGGCCCAGGTCGCCGCCCTGAACGGCATCATCCGTCAGACCATCGCCTCGGGCGGGTCCGCCAACGAACTCATCGACAAACGCGACGCTCTCACCACCACGATCGCCGCGATCACCGGCGCGAGCGTGCGAGCCCAGGCGAACGGCACTGTCGATGTGCTGATCGGCGGCAACGTCCTGGTGTCCGGCTCCGACGTGCAGAAGCTCACCGTGACCGGCCCGGCATCGATGGCGGCCGCCGCGGTGCCCGGTAGCAACCCGGTGACGTACACCCCGGTGCAGCTTGAATGGGCGCACCATCCGGGCGTGCCCGTGGCGGTGGATGGCGGCGAACTCGCCGGCGCCCTGTCACTTCTCGGGCCCGCGAATGTCGCAGGCACCGGCGGGGCCCTCGCCGAGGTCGCGGCGTCGTACAACGACTTCGCCAAGAAGCTGGCCGACTCGGTCAATGACCTGCACCTGACCGGCGCTACAAGTACCGGCGAGACGGGTCTGGAGTTCTTCCACTACACGGAGGGCGCTGCCGCGCTGACGTTATTCGTCGTCCCCACGACCGTCAAAGGTGTCGCCGCAGGCACACCAGGGGACGGAGCCTTGAACGGCATTAACGCCGACAAGATCGCCCAACTGGGCACGTCCAACGCGGCGGACAAGAACGGCATACCGATCACCTCCCCCAACGTCATCTGGACGGCGTTCGTGACCAAGCTCGGCGTCGACACGGGCATCGAACTGGCGCAGGCATCCGCCTCGAACTCGTCAGCCTCCGCGGCCGTCACCCTGCAGCTGTCCAACTCCTCGGTGGACATCGATGAGGAGAACGTCAACCTGCTGACCTTCCAGCACGCGTACCAGGGCGCTGCCCGGGTGATGACGGCCGTGGACGAGATGCTCGACACCCTGATCAACCGCACCGGACTGGTGGGAAGGTAA